In Anaerolineales bacterium, one DNA window encodes the following:
- a CDS encoding lysylphosphatidylglycerol synthase transmembrane domain-containing protein yields the protein MKDIKRWLPGALISIVLIAAILYYVDFQTMWNSVRAANYRILAGSIILSFVWMLVRARVWKTLLRDRPTYKDVLFTTAEGYLLNNFLPFRLGELGRAFLLSRKSGGMKFGEILPTIVIERAVDLVFSAMIFLFSLPYVVGADGSERIGYIVGAVVILGLVFMYILARNNQWALDLFHKLSARWPSLQRFGGRFLESFFQGLGVLTDGWLFLRFLFWMTLNWAIALLAYYLIMLAFFPQAQWIWGFFILGAAAFGGAIPSLPGAVGTFDGAIAGALTLLTGDQSTALAVALTARLYNYINSGVIGGLGLLNEGQTLSGIYQQLMNLRNNAQMEESG from the coding sequence ATGAAAGATATCAAACGCTGGCTCCCCGGTGCGCTGATCAGCATTGTGCTGATCGCCGCCATTCTGTATTATGTCGATTTCCAAACCATGTGGAACTCGGTCCGCGCGGCAAATTACCGCATTCTGGCGGGCTCGATCATCCTGTCTTTTGTGTGGATGCTCGTGCGCGCCAGGGTTTGGAAAACCTTGTTGCGCGATAGACCAACCTACAAGGACGTCTTGTTCACCACCGCAGAAGGGTATTTGCTTAATAACTTTTTGCCCTTCCGCCTCGGCGAGCTCGGGCGTGCATTTCTTTTAAGTAGAAAGTCGGGCGGGATGAAATTCGGCGAAATTCTGCCGACCATCGTCATTGAACGCGCCGTGGATCTTGTCTTTTCAGCCATGATCTTCCTGTTTTCACTGCCCTATGTCGTCGGCGCAGATGGCTCGGAGCGCATTGGCTATATTGTCGGCGCTGTTGTCATTCTTGGGCTTGTGTTCATGTACATCCTTGCCCGCAATAATCAATGGGCGTTGGACCTCTTCCACAAGCTCAGCGCGCGCTGGCCCTCCCTGCAAAGGTTCGGCGGCAGGTTCCTCGAATCGTTTTTTCAGGGCCTCGGCGTGCTCACAGACGGCTGGCTCTTCCTGCGCTTTTTATTTTGGATGACCCTCAACTGGGCGATTGCGCTCCTCGCCTATTACCTGATCATGCTCGCATTCTTCCCGCAGGCGCAATGGATTTGGGGATTCTTCATCCTCGGTGCGGCGGCATTCGGCGGAGCCATTCCATCCCTGCCCGGCGCAGTCGGCACATTTGATGGCGCGATTGCAGGCGCATTAACCCTGCTCACCGGCGACCAGTCCACGGCCCTGGCGGTGGCCCTGACTGCACGCCTGTACAATTACATCAACAGCGGTGTGATCGGCGGACTCGGCCTCCTGAACGAAGGTCAAACACTTTCGGGCATTTATCAACAACTAATGAATTTAAGAAACAACGCGCAGATGGAAGAAAGCGGGTAA
- the lepA gene encoding translation elongation factor 4: MTEHIRNFCIIAHVDHGKSTLADRLLQLTGSISERDMTEQALDSMDLEREKGVTIKASAVRMFYNAKDGQRYELNLIDTPGHVDFGYEVSRALKACEGAILVVDATQGIEAQTLANLYQALDADLVIVPVINKIDLPSARPDEVAEDVGSLLGVDPDAVLRISAKEGLNVEAILEAIVERVPAPKDADDEPVRALIFDAHYDSYKGVIAYVRIMEGKINSTDVLRMLATKVDLRPVEIGIFVPGMQPVKSLGSGEVGYIATGFKTVHECRVGDTLTTASAPAAEALPGYFTPKPMVFAGIYPVEADDYTILRESLDKLQLNDASLTFQPETSQALGFGFRAGFLGLFHMEIIQERIEREYDLDVLFTAPSVEYEVLMIDNEVVQVDSPAELPDPGKIVEVREPWMNIEIITPTDYYGPIMELVTKRRGIFKQQEYPAPHRVQLDFEIPLSEIIVDFFDHLKSRTKGYASLDYQFLEYRADKLQKLEILVNGEPVDALAAIVHEKDAFHKGQRLITKLKDLIPRQLYDVAVQAASGGRIISRANVKATRKDVLAKCYGGDISRKKKLLEKQKRGKKRLKMVGNVEIPQEAFMAVLKLEDE; encoded by the coding sequence ATGACCGAACATATCCGTAATTTTTGCATCATTGCCCATGTTGACCATGGAAAATCCACGCTCGCAGACCGCCTGCTTCAATTGACAGGCTCCATCTCCGAGCGTGACATGACCGAACAGGCCCTCGACAGCATGGACCTCGAGCGCGAAAAAGGCGTCACCATCAAGGCCTCGGCGGTGCGCATGTTTTACAACGCCAAAGACGGTCAGCGCTACGAACTCAACCTGATCGACACGCCCGGCCACGTGGACTTCGGCTACGAAGTCAGCCGCGCGCTCAAGGCCTGCGAGGGCGCGATCCTCGTTGTGGATGCCACGCAGGGCATCGAAGCCCAGACGCTTGCCAATCTGTATCAGGCGCTAGATGCCGACCTGGTGATCGTCCCCGTCATCAACAAGATCGACCTGCCCTCCGCCCGTCCCGATGAAGTGGCTGAAGATGTAGGCTCCCTGCTCGGGGTCGATCCTGATGCGGTTTTGCGTATCTCTGCGAAGGAAGGCCTCAATGTCGAGGCGATCCTCGAAGCGATCGTCGAGCGTGTGCCCGCTCCAAAGGACGCGGATGATGAACCCGTGCGCGCGCTGATCTTTGACGCGCATTATGATTCATACAAAGGCGTGATCGCGTATGTGCGCATCATGGAGGGAAAAATCAACTCCACGGATGTGCTGCGCATGCTGGCCACCAAAGTGGATCTGCGTCCTGTTGAGATCGGCATCTTTGTGCCGGGGATGCAGCCGGTGAAATCGCTCGGCTCCGGTGAAGTTGGATACATTGCCACAGGATTCAAGACCGTGCATGAGTGCCGTGTCGGGGATACGCTGACAACTGCCTCTGCCCCTGCGGCAGAAGCCCTGCCCGGATATTTCACGCCCAAACCGATGGTCTTCGCCGGCATCTATCCTGTCGAGGCGGACGATTACACCATCCTGCGCGAATCTCTTGATAAACTGCAGCTCAACGATGCCTCATTAACCTTCCAGCCCGAAACCTCGCAGGCCTTGGGGTTTGGTTTCCGTGCGGGCTTTCTCGGCCTGTTCCACATGGAGATCATCCAGGAACGCATCGAGCGTGAATATGACCTGGATGTGCTTTTCACCGCTCCATCTGTGGAATACGAAGTATTGATGATCGATAATGAAGTGGTACAAGTGGACTCGCCCGCCGAACTCCCCGACCCCGGCAAGATCGTCGAAGTGCGCGAGCCGTGGATGAACATCGAGATCATCACGCCCACCGATTATTACGGCCCCATCATGGAACTGGTGACGAAGCGCCGCGGCATCTTCAAACAGCAGGAATATCCCGCGCCTCACCGCGTACAGCTGGATTTTGAGATCCCGCTCTCCGAGATCATCGTGGATTTCTTCGATCATTTGAAATCGCGCACCAAGGGCTATGCCTCGCTCGATTATCAGTTCCTCGAATACCGCGCCGACAAGTTGCAAAAACTCGAGATCCTCGTCAACGGCGAGCCCGTGGATGCGCTCGCAGCCATTGTCCATGAGAAGGATGCGTTCCACAAGGGACAGCGTCTCATCACCAAACTGAAGGATTTGATCCCGCGCCAGTTGTATGACGTGGCGGTGCAGGCTGCTTCCGGCGGACGCATCATCAGCCGCGCCAATGTCAAAGCCACGCGCAAGGACGTGCTGGCCAAATGTTACGGCGGGGATATTTCCCGCAAGAAGAAACTGCTCGAGAAACAAAAACGCGGCAAGAAACGCCTCAAGATGGTTGGCAATGTGGAGATCCCGCAGGAGGCGTTCATGGCGGTTCTCAAACTGGAAGACGAATAA
- a CDS encoding CPBP family intramembrane metalloprotease, translating into MKNNAPVLSRKPLIITAWVFLLLASILPMIVMREIFHQTFTGNMRTVMAGIVILTGLGLTFAWSAIRPLRPFFVLFLVLIIVEWLVFTKLDQLPFYQAWLKNPSFNVFMLAEQSLRLIVTLVIIAVLFLLKGTRDAFFLVKGDVNAALEPVRWLGIKEGETWNKAGRIFAIAISLGTLTFLVLAGRPPLDIVLRTLPFLPAILIAAALNAFNEEMTYKASFLSVLEQPLGRHQALWLMAAYFGLGHFYGVPYGVIGVLMAGFLGWLLGKSMLETRGLWWAWFIHFLQDVLIFSFLAIGSIIPGGG; encoded by the coding sequence ATGAAAAACAACGCCCCAGTTTTATCCCGCAAGCCGCTGATCATCACCGCTTGGGTCTTTCTTTTGCTGGCATCCATTCTGCCAATGATCGTCATGCGGGAGATATTCCATCAAACCTTTACAGGCAATATGCGCACTGTAATGGCGGGCATCGTCATTCTCACAGGGTTGGGTTTGACTTTTGCATGGAGCGCCATCCGCCCGCTGCGCCCGTTCTTTGTGTTATTCCTCGTGCTTATCATTGTTGAGTGGCTGGTCTTCACAAAATTGGATCAACTGCCGTTCTACCAAGCATGGCTGAAAAATCCATCCTTCAATGTCTTCATGCTGGCGGAGCAGTCCCTGCGGTTGATCGTGACGCTGGTCATCATCGCAGTTTTGTTCCTGCTGAAAGGCACGCGCGATGCGTTCTTCCTCGTCAAAGGGGATGTAAACGCAGCGCTCGAACCTGTCCGCTGGCTGGGGATCAAGGAGGGAGAGACATGGAACAAGGCTGGGAGAATCTTTGCGATCGCCATCAGTCTTGGCACGCTGACTTTTCTTGTACTTGCAGGTCGTCCCCCGCTGGATATCGTCCTGCGCACCCTGCCTTTTCTGCCCGCCATCCTGATCGCCGCCGCACTCAATGCCTTCAACGAAGAGATGACCTACAAGGCATCCTTTCTGTCCGTGCTGGAGCAGCCGCTCGGCAGGCACCAGGCCTTGTGGTTGATGGCGGCGTATTTTGGGCTCGGTCATTTTTATGGAGTCCCCTACGGTGTGATCGGCGTGCTGATGGCTGGTTTTCTCGGCTGGCTGTTGGGCAAGTCCATGCTGGAGACACGCGGCTTGTGGTGGGCGTGGTTCATCCATTTTTTGCAGGATGTGCTGATCTTCTCGTTCCTGGCAATCGGCTCGATCATCCCCGGCGGCGGATAA
- the acnA gene encoding aconitate hydratase AcnA, with the protein MKDPFKSRDVLKVGKSRYVIYRLDALEKAGLTKLSKLPYSIRIVLEAALRQCNDREITQNDVKNIAAWTPKGARPGIPFLPGRVVMQDFTGVPAVVDLAAMRAAVARLGGDPGKINPLVPVDLVIDHSVQVDFFATADALNRNTEVEFQRNRERYEFLKWGQKAFDNFRVVPPMTGIVHQVNLENLAEVVMTKRNGKDVLAFPDTLVGTDSHTTMINGLGVVGWGVGGIEAEAVMLGQPMDMLLPDVIGFKLSGKLREGVTATDLVLTVTQILRKKGVVDKFVEFFGEGLNSMSLPDRATIGNMSPEYGATMGYFPVDEETLRYMRLTGRSDEVIERTEVYMRAQGLFRDSNSPDPEFTDTLELDLGSVVPSLAGPKRPQDRVPLTEMKDTFQKALTAPVKERGYELSGEALTREATFGTNGGTQKMKHGAVVIAAITSCTNTSNPSVLVAAGLLARKAVEKGLNVKPYVKTSLAPGSRVVTEYLKQAGLIDPLSKLGFNVIAYGCTTCIGNSGPLPGEVAKAVTGSDIVVAAVISGNRNFEGRVHPLVKANFLASPPLVVAYALAGTVDIDLNNESLGTGSDGAAVYLRDLWPSQQEINEAIAASVKSEMFRDKYSDVFSGSDMWKEIKVKEGDLFEWSDESTYIHHPPYFQTLTLDLPAIQEIKEARVLGIFGDSITTDHISPAGNIAIDSPAGRFLQERGVQPRDFNQYGTRRGNDLVMARGTFANIRLKNIMVAPKEGNWTKHQPSGEVMAIFDAAMKYRDANIPTIVLAGKEYGSGSSRDWAAKGPMLQGVKAVIAESFERIHRSNLVGMGVLPLRFTQGQNAESLGLDGSEVFTIEGLNDQIRPQSEVTVKAKKSNGKLVEFKAALLLNTDVEVNYYRNGGILHTVLRNLMK; encoded by the coding sequence ATGAAAGATCCATTTAAGTCCCGCGACGTATTGAAAGTGGGCAAGAGCAGGTACGTCATCTACCGGCTCGATGCGCTGGAGAAGGCAGGCTTGACGAAACTCAGCAAACTGCCTTATTCCATCCGCATCGTGCTTGAAGCCGCCCTGCGCCAATGCAATGACAGGGAGATCACGCAGAACGATGTGAAGAACATCGCCGCGTGGACTCCAAAAGGCGCGCGCCCCGGCATTCCATTTTTACCCGGCCGCGTGGTCATGCAGGATTTTACCGGTGTGCCGGCTGTTGTGGACCTGGCCGCCATGCGCGCGGCTGTTGCCCGTCTCGGCGGCGACCCAGGGAAGATCAACCCGCTTGTGCCCGTGGACCTGGTCATTGATCACTCCGTGCAGGTGGATTTCTTTGCCACAGCCGACGCGCTCAACCGCAATACGGAGGTTGAATTTCAGCGCAATCGTGAACGCTATGAGTTTTTGAAATGGGGGCAAAAGGCATTTGATAATTTCCGCGTGGTGCCCCCGATGACGGGCATCGTCCATCAGGTCAACCTTGAGAATCTTGCCGAAGTCGTGATGACGAAACGGAATGGCAAAGATGTGCTTGCCTTCCCCGATACCCTCGTCGGCACCGATTCGCACACCACCATGATCAATGGCCTCGGCGTGGTGGGTTGGGGCGTGGGCGGTATCGAAGCCGAAGCCGTCATGCTTGGTCAGCCGATGGACATGCTTCTTCCGGATGTCATCGGCTTCAAACTCAGCGGCAAGCTTAGGGAAGGCGTCACCGCCACCGACCTCGTGCTGACCGTTACCCAAATACTGCGCAAAAAAGGCGTGGTGGATAAATTCGTCGAGTTCTTCGGCGAAGGACTCAACAGCATGTCCCTGCCGGACCGCGCCACCATTGGCAACATGTCCCCCGAATACGGCGCAACCATGGGCTACTTCCCTGTGGATGAAGAGACGCTTCGCTATATGCGCCTGACGGGCCGTTCCGACGAGGTGATCGAACGCACCGAAGTCTACATGCGCGCGCAGGGGCTCTTCCGCGACTCGAACTCACCCGACCCGGAATTTACCGATACGCTCGAACTGGACCTCGGGTCTGTGGTGCCATCGTTGGCGGGACCCAAGCGTCCGCAGGACCGCGTCCCGCTGACCGAGATGAAGGATACCTTTCAAAAGGCATTGACCGCCCCTGTGAAGGAGCGCGGCTACGAACTCTCCGGCGAGGCATTAACCCGCGAAGCGACCTTTGGCACGAACGGCGGCACGCAGAAGATGAAGCACGGCGCGGTGGTCATCGCGGCGATCACCTCCTGCACGAACACATCCAACCCATCCGTGCTGGTCGCGGCGGGGCTGCTGGCAAGGAAAGCCGTGGAAAAGGGTTTGAACGTCAAGCCGTATGTCAAAACCTCCCTCGCGCCCGGCTCCCGCGTGGTGACGGAATATCTCAAGCAGGCCGGCCTGATCGACCCGCTCTCCAAACTCGGCTTCAATGTGATCGCCTATGGCTGCACGACCTGTATCGGGAACTCCGGTCCCCTGCCCGGCGAGGTTGCCAAGGCAGTCACAGGCTCGGACATCGTTGTGGCGGCGGTCATCTCCGGCAACCGCAACTTTGAGGGGCGTGTGCATCCGTTGGTGAAGGCGAACTTCCTCGCCTCGCCTCCGTTGGTGGTGGCGTACGCCCTGGCCGGCACAGTGGACATCGACCTGAATAACGAATCGCTTGGCACAGGGTCTGATGGGGCGGCGGTCTATCTCAGGGACTTGTGGCCCAGCCAGCAGGAGATCAACGAAGCGATTGCGGCAAGTGTCAAATCGGAAATGTTCAGGGATAAATACTCGGATGTGTTCTCCGGTTCCGATATGTGGAAGGAGATCAAGGTCAAAGAGGGCGACCTGTTCGAGTGGAGTGATGAATCCACCTATATTCATCACCCGCCCTACTTCCAGACGCTTACTTTGGACCTGCCTGCCATTCAGGAGATCAAAGAGGCGCGCGTGCTTGGCATCTTTGGCGATTCGATCACCACCGATCATATTTCCCCGGCGGGCAACATCGCCATTGATTCCCCGGCGGGCAGGTTCCTGCAGGAGCGTGGTGTTCAACCCAGGGATTTCAATCAGTATGGCACGCGCCGCGGTAATGACCTGGTGATGGCGCGTGGCACGTTTGCGAACATCCGCCTCAAGAACATCATGGTCGCTCCGAAGGAGGGGAATTGGACGAAACACCAGCCCTCCGGCGAAGTGATGGCCATTTTCGATGCCGCAATGAAATACAGGGATGCAAACATTCCCACCATCGTGCTGGCTGGAAAGGAATACGGCTCCGGCTCCAGCCGCGACTGGGCGGCAAAGGGACCCATGTTGCAGGGCGTGAAGGCCGTCATCGCTGAATCATTCGAACGCATCCACCGTTCGAACCTGGTCGGCATGGGTGTGCTTCCGCTGAGATTCACTCAGGGACAAAACGCCGAGTCCCTCGGGTTGGATGGAAGCGAAGTGTTTACCATCGAAGGCCTGAACGATCAGATCAGACCTCAGAGCGAGGTGACGGTCAAGGCGAAGAAATCCAATGGCAAGCTTGTTGAGTTCAAGGCGGCGTTGTTGTTGAATACCGATGTGGAAGTGAATTACTACCGCAACGGCGGCATCCTGCATACGGTGTTGCGGAATTTGATGAAGTAA
- the add gene encoding adenosine deaminase, which produces MFKDQTAPLNKYFALPKVDLHRHLEGSLRLTTMLDIARQHGVTVPVSMFNLSGLVQVQDQDPMTFTNFLDKFKTLRLFYKSPDVIHRVTREAVEDAAKDNCRYLELRFTPVALSRAEGFPLHDVMDWVITSSQEAAQKYKIKVGLIASVNRHESAELAEQVAWLAAEHVKNGLVGMDLAGNEAEFKADPFYGIFKEAKQAGLHVTIHAGEWGPAENVRDAIENLGAERIGHGVRVLEDENVTALARERGSVFEVCVTSNFQSGVVNSLKEHPLPRMIEAGLNVTVNTDDPSVSRITLAHEYQDVCESLNVPSDVLKKSILLAAQASFLRDEEKTQLVVSLRKELKL; this is translated from the coding sequence TTGTTCAAAGACCAAACCGCCCCATTGAACAAGTATTTTGCGCTTCCAAAGGTGGATCTACACCGCCATCTGGAGGGGTCTTTGCGTTTGACGACCATGCTGGATATTGCGCGCCAGCACGGGGTCACGGTTCCCGTCAGCATGTTCAACCTAAGCGGGCTGGTGCAGGTACAGGACCAGGACCCGATGACGTTCACGAATTTCCTGGATAAGTTCAAGACCCTGCGCTTGTTTTACAAGTCGCCGGATGTGATCCATCGCGTCACCCGCGAGGCGGTGGAGGATGCGGCAAAGGACAATTGCCGTTATCTGGAGCTGCGCTTCACGCCTGTGGCGCTCAGCCGCGCGGAGGGATTCCCCCTGCACGATGTCATGGACTGGGTCATCACCAGTTCACAGGAAGCCGCGCAGAAATATAAGATTAAGGTCGGTTTGATCGCTTCGGTGAACCGTCATGAAAGCGCCGAACTTGCCGAGCAGGTGGCGTGGCTGGCGGCGGAGCATGTGAAGAACGGTCTGGTCGGCATGGACCTGGCCGGCAACGAGGCGGAGTTCAAGGCCGATCCCTTTTACGGCATTTTCAAGGAGGCCAAACAGGCCGGCCTGCATGTGACCATCCATGCGGGCGAGTGGGGACCCGCCGAAAACGTCCGCGATGCGATCGAGAATTTGGGCGCCGAGCGGATCGGTCACGGTGTGCGTGTGCTGGAGGATGAAAACGTGACCGCGCTGGCGAGGGAACGCGGCTCGGTTTTTGAAGTGTGCGTGACCAGTAATTTCCAGTCCGGTGTTGTCAATTCCCTCAAGGAACATCCCCTGCCGCGCATGATCGAGGCGGGCTTGAATGTGACGGTCAATACCGATGACCCGAGCGTCTCGCGCATAACATTGGCGCATGAATATCAGGATGTGTGCGAATCCCTGAACGTGCCCTCGGACGTGTTGAAGAAGTCCATTTTGCTTGCGGCACAGGCATCATTTTTGCGGGATGAGGAAAAGACGCAGCTGGTCGTATCGCTTCGGAAGGAATTGAAGTTATAG